In Oscillatoria salina IIICB1, the sequence TAAGCCTTCGGAAAACCAACTGGGTGTGAGAAATTGAGGTGCGATCGCGAAATCGCCATTTTTGTTAATATACCCATAGCGAGATCCTACTTTCACTGGTGCTAATCCTTCGGTAAACCAGTAAGCGTCTTCAAATTGTGGTGGAATAATAAACTTACCACTCTTTTCGATATAGCCCCACATTTTACCTTGTTTAACTCGTGCAATTTCTTCCTTAAACCAGTAAGCGTCGTCAAATTGCGGTGGGATGACAAAGTTACCGTTAGTATCTATGTAACCATAAAGTTTATCTTGTTTTACTGGTGCTAATCCTTCAGCAAAACGATATGCTTCGACAAATTCGGGGGGAATGACTAAATTACCTGTTTGATCGATATAACCCCAGCGATCGTGGATTTTTACTGGTGCTAATCCGTCTACAAAGCGATGTACTTGCTCGAATCTGGGTTCGATGGTAAAGTTAGCTTGAGTAGAGAAGATTATGGGCAGGTTTTCGGTTATTAAAGCTTGTAAAGCTGCCACGGCTGATGGGTAGCGATCGCGGAAATTTTCTTGGATCATTTTCTCTAAAATCAGCCCTAGTCTACTATTTTCCCTCACGCGATCGCGCCAATTGATTTTATCTTTTATTTCTTGAGGTGTTAATCCGGTTAAAGCACAAATCCCAATTATTCCCACTGCATAAATATCACTACTTAATTTGGGCTGGTTTTCAACTTGTTCTGGTGCTAAATAAGCACTATAATTAACTTGATTCTGATTGTTATTATCTCCTAAAAGGCTAATTTCTTTGATAGCACCAAAATCAATTAATACAATTTTCCGATCTTCGTGACGGCGAATTAAATTTTGCGGTTTAAGGTTCTGATGAATGATATTATGTTGATGAAGAATTTGCAAAACTTCCAAGATTTCCTGCAATAAAAATCTGGTTTCTGACTCACTCAAACAGCTTCCTGGTGGTGCTTCTTCACTAAGATTTTCTCCTTCAATATACTCTCGCACTAAATAAAATTGCCCATTTTCTTCAAAACGAGCGCATAAATTAGGAATTTGAAATTGATACTTTCCTAAACGATAAAGTAATTGTGTTTCTCGTTCAAATATTTCCCGCGCTTGAGCTAAAATTCGCTCGTCAGCAGAGCGAGGCTGAAAAGATTTAACGATACATAAAAGATTATCGGGTAAATCGCGATCGCGAGCCAAATAAGTCTTACAGAAGGCTCCTTCGACTACCTCTTCTAGTAAAGCATAGCGCTGACGGAGAATTTTTTCTCTGAGCATTTTCAATTAGGTTTTGCGCTTGAAAGATTTTATTACCACAAATGCGAAAAATTTGCAAGCTTTACAGAAAAGTTACTCGCGAATTAGACGGAAGTTCCCAACATACAGGCGCGATCGAAATTAGCTCCTTGGATAGATGCGCCTTCTAACTCAGCACAAAGCAAATTTGC encodes:
- a CDS encoding WG repeat-containing protein, with amino-acid sequence MLREKILRQRYALLEEVVEGAFCKTYLARDRDLPDNLLCIVKSFQPRSADERILAQAREIFERETQLLYRLGKYQFQIPNLCARFEENGQFYLVREYIEGENLSEEAPPGSCLSESETRFLLQEILEVLQILHQHNIIHQNLKPQNLIRRHEDRKIVLIDFGAIKEISLLGDNNNQNQVNYSAYLAPEQVENQPKLSSDIYAVGIIGICALTGLTPQEIKDKINWRDRVRENSRLGLILEKMIQENFRDRYPSAVAALQALITENLPIIFSTQANFTIEPRFEQVHRFVDGLAPVKIHDRWGYIDQTGNLVIPPEFVEAYRFAEGLAPVKQDKLYGYIDTNGNFVIPPQFDDAYWFKEEIARVKQGKMWGYIEKSGKFIIPPQFEDAYWFTEGLAPVKVGSRYGYINKNGDFAIAPQFLTPSWFSEGLVAVEAKKWLNVKLGYIEKSGKFVIPPQFDEAYRFANGLAPVKVGAKYGYIDKSGKFAIAPQFEDAYWYSEGIARVKDGDRWGYIDTQGNFIIQPEFAQAYWFSEGLAQVKQGNQWGYINLTGNLVIPPQFADATPFSEGLAAVKVKDRWGFISLANA